In Plasmodium gaboni strain SY75 chromosome 7, whole genome shotgun sequence, the following are encoded in one genomic region:
- a CDS encoding hypothetical protein (conserved Plasmodium protein, unknown function), producing MNSSGSSFSSSRNLLNSPRNSNILNICSQNNNNKSYNSENDILINMILEDCVHEWFPFLKEEHDDIDKEQEKNQHNLNNEINKLKKYYKGVKSSDFPLPRLYKTNRSICNLNEDNEDESIFYNSNSIYMNILNESNTDNVNTNNHLNEPVHMQENKETQREVIYDKKKEEETKSDENFVNDTNDVNENISFYDCIGDISINNNNNNNNNDNNFNKLDEYVQETCSSREEKTLNTIREKKENLKHYLDIKQKQYLKKKGDEDVSKEEIQNISLEGRRNDNCDNKYNDKRDDFYNDKSDNINHANFDNSPMWLKNYKNISNYSTNNNTHMNNTYNTMNTIESKHSIKYEENNIINTNKKDVNIYNTIEVNVDSTNNSNKEENDIYLDNDNRNINSIIQEIKNEEAKEKDFTMDSYGNMYLRICMKVLKKNVDYFLSPMKLTNEKLVYEKKKIKEILKLYDKLFYSHFKFIPNKIYKEVLRPIYTYYQNLKSNIVGGVSTTSFDAKSRNVSISSSCSSFRRDFDIPKKNSTCEEDEESKVIQKKNSFSSEYTNLGSFSNIINDMTVKNILQEVDENSDISHLEKDYKYIYKDLLKLKSLLLKKRYYKNILFEYQKNFVQINNRCVKTYRDIYPVEKEYKTYTQIKKQTIEVINSININYKKYYPNI from the exons ATGAACAGTTCAGGAAGTTCTTTCAGTTCTTCTAGGAACTTATTGAATAGCCCCCGAAATTCGAATATACTAAATATATGTTctcaaaataataacaataaaagttataattcagaaaatgatatattaataaatatgatttTAGAAGACTGTGTACACGAATGGtttccttttttaaaagaagaaCATGATGATATAGATAAAGAGCAAGAAAAGAACCAacataatttaaataacgaaataaataaattgaagaaatattataaaggTGTAAAATCTTCTGATTTTCCATTACCaagattatataaaacaaatcGAAGTATATGCAACTTGAATGAAGATAATGAAGATGAatctattttttataatagtaatagtatatatatgaatatattaaatgaaagTAATACAGACAATGTAAACACAAATAATCATTTAAATGAACCTGTTCATATGcaagaaaataaagaaacACAAAGAGAAGTTATATACgataaaaagaaagaagAAGAAACAAAAAGTGATGAAAATTTTGTAAATGATACAAATGATGTGAATGAGAATATTTCCTTTTATGATTGCATAGGTGACATCagtattaataataataataataataacaataatgataataattttaataagTTGGATGAATATGTTCAAGAAACCTGTTCATCACGTGAGGAAAAAACATTGAACACTATAAGAgagaaaaaagaaaatttaaagcattatttagatataaagcaaaaacaatatttaaaaaaaaaaggagaCGAAGATGTTAGTAAAGAGGAAATTCAAAACATATCATTAGAAGGAAGAAGGAATGATAATtgtgataataaatataatgataaacgtgatgatttttataatgacaagagtgataatattaatcaTGCAAATTTTGATAACTCTCCTATGTGgttaaaaaattataaaaacatttcTAATTATAGTACTAATAATAACACCCATATgaataatacatataatacAATGAACACAATTGAAAGTAAACATAGTATTAAGTATGaggaaaataatattattaatacaaataaaaaagatgttaacatatataatactatAGAAGTAAATGTGGATTCTACAAATAATTCCAAcaaagaagaaaatgatatttatttggataatgataatagaaatataaattccATCATTcaagaaataaaaaatgaagaagcaaaagaaaaagattTTACAATGGATTCATATGGAAATATGTACCTACGTATATGTATGAAAgtcttaaaaaaaaacgtagattattttttatcacCCATGAAATTAACTAATGAAAAACTTgtttatgaaaaaaaaaaaatcaaagaaattttaaaattgtatgataaattattttatagCCATTTTAAATTCATACCAAATAAAATTTACAAAGAAGTATTGAGACCTATATATACTTACTATCAAAATTTAAAGTCCAATATTGTAGGTGGTGTATCTACTACATCCTTCGATGCAAAATCAAGAAATGTTTCTATTTCTTCTTCCTGTTCTTCTTTTCGCAGGGATTTTGATATTCCAAAAAAGAACT CAACGTGTGAAGAAGATGAAGAAAGCAAAGTTatacaaaagaaaaattcATTTTCAAGCGAATATACCAATTTAGGGAGCttttcaaatattattaacGACATGACtgttaaaaatattttacagGAGGTTGATGAGAATTCAGATATAAGCCATTTAGAAAAGgattataaatatatatacaaagatttattaaaattgaaaagtttattattaaagaaaagatattacaaaaatattttattcgAATATCAAAAGAATTTTGTTCAAATTAATAATAGATGTGTTAAAACGTATAGGGATATATATCCTGTGGAGAAGGAGTATAAAACATATACTCAAATAAAAAAGCAGACAATTGAAGTGATCAATTCgattaatataaattataaaaaatattatccaaatatataa
- a CDS encoding hypothetical protein (conserved Plasmodium protein, unknown function), giving the protein MKIFFLYFAFLFVSYKSIIITLKNDNTFFVFPNIMNKNRNISKRNFSTYMKRLRNASVEIDLVNRKDLTKVEVIKMFLKGVKECKNVEYLKEKHKGHVPPTTKRKLMKQKRMINLRAQIKSTRLKKQEQVPEDKNILNFPADQLKNINAAVLYFRKYFEKYENNEDSKDI; this is encoded by the coding sequence atgaagattttctttttatattttgcttttttatttgtatcatataaaagtataattataactttgaaaaatgataacacattttttgtctttccaaatataatgaataaaaataggAACATATCGAAACGTAATTTTAGTACCTATATGAAGCGCTTAAGGAATGCTAGTGTGGAAATTGATTTAGTTAATCGAAAAGATTTAACAAAGGTCGAAGttattaaaatgtttttaaaaGGTGTTAAAGAATGTAAAAATGTAGAATACTTGAAAGAAAAACATAAAGGACATGTTCCACCAACCACCAAAAGGAAATTAAtgaaacaaaaaagaaTGATTAATTTAAGAGCACAAATTAAAAGTACAAGATTGAAAAAACAAGAACAAGTACCtgaagataaaaatatactcAATTTTCCAGCAGAccaattaaaaaatataaacgcagctgttttatattttagaaaatattttgaaaaatatgaaaataatgaagatTCGAAAgatatatga
- a CDS encoding hypothetical protein (conserved Plasmodium protein, unknown function), whose protein sequence is MNKILSTFYKNYRNTPRNIKFVDIYIIITLVNILLLFIYGYFWCSFDEKISVAAIFTALGNLTFSVALREQISNKSLFNIKREKIIFDFVLCSLVLYIGVFSYMHLN, encoded by the exons atgaacaaaatattaagtacattttacaaaaattatagaaataccccaagaaatattaaatttgtagatatttatattataattacaCTTGTTAATATCcttcttttatttatatatggATATTTTTGGTGTTCTTttgatgaaaaaatatcaGTTGCAGCTATTTTCACAGCATTAGGAAACTTGACCTTTTCAGTAGCACTGCGAGAAcaa ATATCTAATAAAAgtctttttaatattaagagggaaaaaataatattcgATTTTGTTCTCTGTTCTTTGGTATTATATATTG gaGTATTTAGTTATATGCACTtgaattaa
- a CDS encoding putative mitochondrial import inner membrane translocase subunit TIM50: MNTLLRLKGLYNNKHKICNNVLRKCCSIKGSITKSDIEAVLDENLFYENEEGKKGNLENCYVIKNMNNRNIGFACRRDIFDSMSLIDVGYMNKLNNDTKKNSLPSNDVHYVNEKMKSKFLEHTNKKYNLLNNIFNFKTYKVGGSESFHMLENMRNYKYFSSSVGFNNNRMRVKDKMGTNMDGVSARCEIKYNNIENKKMDINNHNNNMRKNYVNNNKLSGCFINNKESKTLKEIYMDKKEKEKLIKMYLLLSLLLMPFGYVYMYCIENDITVEEFIKMMKKKGEILENKYNDLLNEFIDRYFPLSSEPLLPDFKDLNYPENLPTLVIDLNYVIAKLEYDRKTGWRVLKRPYADRFFKELSSFYEIVIWSDDNFPVAQEVISKWGIPAIGCLHRDQCSKKKKSYVKDLKRLGRNLDRVVMIDHDPKAFMLQPDNGILIKEFHGDLNDKEMLCLIDLLKSFAISTYDISHFLKKHGGGDYNIGKRYLQQKSDTEQKSQRIRNIGKIFHLDNKKSPNGISLNS, translated from the coding sequence ATGAATACACTCTTACGTTTAAAAGggttatataataataaacacaaaatatgtaataacGTTTTAAGAAAGTGTTGTAGTATTAAAGGGAGTATAACCAAGAGTGATATTGAAGCAGTGTTAGATGagaatttattttatgaaaatgaggaaggaaaaaaaggaaatttagaaaattgttatgttataaaaaatatgaacaataGAAATATAGGCTTTGCATGCAGAAGAGATATTTTTGATAGTATGAGTCTTATTGATGTGGgttatatgaataaattaaataatgatacTAAAAAGAATAGCCTTCCAAGTAATGATGTGCATTATGTGAATGAAAAGATGAAAAGTAAGTTTTTAGAGCATAcaaataagaaatataatttattaaataatatatttaattttaaaacTTATAAGGTTGGTGGATCAGAATCATTTCATATGTTAGAAAATATGAGAAATTACAAATATTTCAGCTCAAGCGTTGgatttaataataataggATGAGGGTTAAAGATAAGATGGGAACAAATATGGATGGGGTTAGTGCTAGATGTgagataaaatataataatatagaaaataaaaaaatggatataaataatcataataataatatgcGAAAGAATTAtgtgaataataataaattaagtggttgttttataaataataaggAGAGTAAAActttaaaagaaatatatatggataaaaaagaaaaagagaaattaataaagatgtatttattattaagtttattattaatgCCTTTTGgatatgtatatatgtattgtattgaaaatgatataacAGTAGAAGagtttataaaaatgatgaaaaaaaaaggagaaatattagaaaataaatataatgatttattaaatgaatttaTAGATAGATATTTCCCTCTAAGTAGTGAACCTTTATTACCAGATTTTAAAGATTTAAATTATCCAGAAAATTTACCTACATTAGTTATAGATTTAAATTATGTGATAGCTAAATTAGAATATGATAGAAAAACGGGTTGGAGAGTATTAAAAAGACCATATGCTGATagattttttaaagaattatCTAGCTTTTATGAAATTGTTATATGGTCAGATGATAATTTCCCAGTAGCTCAAGAAGTAATATCTAAATGGGGTATACCAGCTATTGGTTGTTTACATAGAGATCAATGttctaaaaaaaagaaatcTTATGTAAAAGATTTAAAAAGATTAGGTCGTAATCTAGATAGGGTTGTAATGATAGATCATGATCCAAAGGCATTTATGTTACAACCCGATAATGgtatattaataaaagaattcCATGGAgatttaaatgataaagaaaTGTTATGTCTAATTGATTTATTGAAATCTTTTGCTATAAGTACATATGACATAtctcattttttaaaaaaacatgGTGGTGGTGATTATAATATAGGTAAAAGATATTTACAACAAAAAAGTGATACTGAGCAAAAATCACAACGTATAAGAAATATTGGAAAAATTTTTCATCtagataataaaaaatctCCAAACGGAATTTCATTGAATTCGTAA
- a CDS encoding putative vacuolar protein sorting-associated protein 53 produces the protein MIPLEIEAKMKDSDSDIKIESNADPNVESNADPNVESNIDPNVESNADPNVESNADPNVESNADPNVESNVDRVPFLGEENKIYANEEDENFVNNYINENIINLKSVDNYLEKMDNKIKELDENINDRVQKYILMKNEYEKLFKSIKERTKLINNIINDIDKKTEKNEDALIILCKDIKKLDTGKQNVTQTIILLKRIVILITSISKLKKKAIKREYKDCIYLIHIIKEMLTHFSDLKTNNKLRNIYHETKILFKDLKNQIKEDINLIYDPHILIEKNMVILNDHLIPIEKNNHDSINNNKKDVIDNNNNNNNNHNNNNHHNNNNHHHNNHNNNHHNNHHSYIRINLFDACNCLYYLNSSLIKKVSKKFTNFFLEKFIFIFKNQAHTLDSIDRRISWIKRALNNYDNVYSHIFPSIYNIPFHIVTKFCLITQKHVLKIMSSSIEHTNNPTDLIKTVINVINFENFLNKNIKYYSSNEIPTIHDYSSLDLPFPELLIQKSLTKKEKENMNADLCSIKKNKNYINNEDQQKVLNLSVHNEPSEQMKFLDKNKNTQLINNYLYMEDITSNQDENNIIFTHNNNNMMNTCQSVKNFKGAISCSFDSFLCNWLKCEEKKILNKFESIINEQKEDYISDIKNYKCIKDIANIDFNNFDINEINNINLDTSNNTYYYNNKDIKIIEQNIYNNDNVYKSSYSIFHLYKNYINMIVLFSKCQTLYDFILFFKTLLFKYSEELNKRIIEKIQESQEIEHIKLLSILINTCSYINGQMNEAYEQLKTNMDPSYFIYISFKDEEKYFLNIKTKCIKNIILYIKEKIKNIISNITIVNIYDINNICEKSIYMNNIKKLLYQYFSFFKNIFDNTCLTYLLEKTTTLIIQQFYDTIFSFTYITNITAQQLLLDSYEMQKVLFTMTDILNGTNQSKQKTQKIHQHKNYDKLQSENIQTAHNITSKENTTNKNLLPLQEINLLSESNINIEYTEEETIIPQTYYNYVTSRLNKIQFLLKIFLSNIYDINAFNLLLTENNNICNIEEIEKILTMKYDQDKYLEEDNKINKDYMLDIKKTGIRAAEELKNFISKMTHL, from the coding sequence atgattCCTTTGGAGATTGAGGCAAAAATGAAGGACTCGGATTCAGACATAAAGATAGAATCGAATGCAGATCCAAACGTTGAATCCAACGCAGATCCAAACGTTGAATCAAACATAGATCCAAATGTTGAATCCAACGCAGATCCAAACGTTGAATCCAACGCAGATCCAAATGTTGAATCCAACGCAGATCCAAATGTTGAATCCAATGTTGATCGGGTGCCTTTCCTTGGTgaggaaaataaaatttatgcaaatgaagaagatgaaaattttgtgaataattatataaatgaaaatataataaatctGAAGAGTGTAGATAAttatttagaaaaaatgGATAATAAAATCAAAGAGTTAGATGAGAATATTAATGATAGAGTgcaaaaatatatattgatgaaaaatgaatatgaaAAACTATTTAAGAGTATTAAAGAGAGaacaaaattaataaacaatataataaatgatattgataaaaaaaCTGAAAAGAATGAAGATGctttaataattttatgtaaagatattaaaaaattagatACAGGCAAACAAAATGTGACACAGactataatattattaaaacGTATAGTAATACTAATAACATCTATTAgtaaattaaaaaaaaaagctATCAAAAGAGAATATAAAGattgtatttatttaatacatattataaaagaaatgCTAACACATTTTTCAGatttaaaaacaaataataaattacGTAATATCTATCATGAGACCAAGATATTATTTaaagatttaaaaaatcagattaaagaagatataaatttaatatatgatcctcatatattaatagaaaaaaatatggtCATCTTAAATGATCACCTGATACCTATAGAGAAGAATAATCATGATAGTATTAATAACAACAAAAAGGATGttattgataataataataataataataataatcataataataataatcatcataataataataatcatcatcataataatcataataataatcatcataataatcATCATAGTTATATTCGGATTAACCTATTTGATGCATGCAATTGcctttattatttaaattcTTCACTCATAAAAAAGGTTTCTAAGAAATTTACGAATTTTTTCTTagaaaaatttatttttatatttaaaaatcAAGCTCACACATTAGATAGTATAGATAGAAGAATATCGTGGATTAAGAGAGCTctaaataattatgataatgTTTATTCTCATATATTTCCttcaatatataacataCCATTCCATATAGTAACCAAATTTTGTTTAATAACTCAAAAACATGTTCTTAAAATTATGTCCTCTTCAATAGAACACACAAATAATCCAACAGACTTAATAAAAACAGTCATCAATGTTATTAATTTTGAAAACTTcttaaacaaaaatattaaatattattcatcCAATGAAATTCCTACAATTCATGATTATTCATCTTTAGATTTGCCATTCCCTGAACttttaatacaaaaaagtctaacaaaaaaagaaaaagaaaatatgaatgCGGATCTATGctctataaaaaaaaataaaaattatattaataatgagGATCAACAAAAAGTATTAAACTTAAGTGTTCATAATGAACCCAGTGAACAAATGAAATTTTTAgacaaaaacaaaaacaCTCAATTAATTAATAACTATTTATATATGGAAGATATTACATCTAATCAGGATGaaaacaatattatatttacacataataataataatatgatgaaCACTTGTCAAAGTgttaaaaattttaaagGAGCCATTTCTTGCTCATTTGATAGTTTTTTATGTAACTGGCTTAAATgtgaagaaaaaaaaatattaaataaatttgaAAGTATTATAAATGAACAGAAAGAAGATTATATAAgtgatataaaaaattataaatgtattaaaGACATTGCAAATATAgattttaataattttgacataaatgaaataaataatataaatttagatacaagtaataatacatattattacaacaataaagatataaaaattattgaacaaaatatttataataatgataatgtatataaatcatCGTATTctatttttcatttatataaaaactatattaatatgataGTTCTATTTAGTAAGTGCCAAACattatatgattttattcttttttttaaaacattattatttaaatattctgaagaattaaataaaagaattattgaaaaaataCAAGAATCACAAGAAATCGaacatattaaattattatctatattaattaatacATGCTCATATATAAATGGTCAAATGAATGAAGCTTATGAACAATTAAAAACTAATATGGATCcttcttattttatatatatatcttttaaagatgaagaaaaatatttcttaaatattaaaacaaaatgtataaaaaatattatattatatataaaagaaaaaataaagaatatcatatcaaatataactatagttaatatatatgatataaataatatatgtgaaaaatctatttatatgaataatataaaaaaattactttatcaatatttttctttttttaaaaatatatttgataataCATGTTTAACCTATTTATTAGAAAAAACAACCACTCTAATAATTCAACAATTTTATGATACTATCTTTTcttttacatatataacAAACATAACAGCTCAACAGCTCCTTCTTGATTCATATGAAATGCAAAAAGTTTTGTTTACAATGACAGATATATTGAATGGCACAAATCAAAGTAAACAGAAAACACAAAAAATTCATCAACATAAAAACTATGATAAATTACAAAGTGAAAACATTCAAACAGCCCATAACATAACAAGTAAAGAAAATACAACAAATAAGAATCTCTTACCACTCCAAgaaattaatttattatctgaatcaaatataaatatagaatatACTGAAGAAGAAACAATAATTCCAcaaacatattataattatgtaaCAAGCAgattaaataaaatacaattcttattaaaaatatttttatctaacatatatgatattaatGCATTCAATTTATTACTTAcagaaaataataatatatgtaatatagAAGAGATAGAAAAAATCTTGACGATGAAATATGACCAAGACAAATATTTAGaagaagataataaaatcaATAAGGATTATATGTTGGacattaaaaaaacagGCATAAGAGCAGCAGAGGAGTTGAAGAattttatatcaaaaatGACTCACCTATAA
- a CDS encoding hypothetical protein (conserved Plasmodium protein, unknown function), with amino-acid sequence MKRIMLFFLIIWAINIKRYINYNLKIKLKTFTNKIFMSGRVQLKSTKLQHRKRPRKRKKSSIYPTPVLYHPRQRDYFNLQGEYTCLPSEDILNLLSQNKLYLLIQSIRNKNNDAINKILYKDVNNIYIDKNHIYYDEKNLESKENINQNVNENVNQEIEKQMEKQMGKQIQTHSNKNINHLYDREKKTSRNFIKFSNFNKYYNNNNNTEDEISNIDNNDSDNNISNNNSEEKEKLKDNTFIDINNIYFYFKKVNITNINKDNINDDIYKELLQLKKISLKNEDPIGYNIYKYFLNIITNVDREKYMDDFFLVKFINNIWINKNIHKYFYFLNSLYDRMKKISYKLFSLNYNIDIIGHDEEKKKMMYFQRHELFDKIIKKTKYIPNYILKHNYIYSNNIFNLYKYDINTNSYINNFDNTYKEVSVDDFLDNERKKNLNIFYNQEKFQPFYEYAQRYDKNNQMKHVMTVVYGNERKQKDSNELHENNDDIKNVDNVINNNNEKTSIQQGIKNDKGDKKKKNTNTNSNNNDINSNSNSHSNNPNEPTWLSAIRKNPDLKNEILNKICEKMHAEFREMNVLTEDNKIDLNRIDDIKNDKDNLLYKKVYAMRDYFYKIFYDNYNPNLDIYELETYVDAEYRTFSYKKDLDVLFKNWVLNENKQLPVVHFAKKDVELAKIRYMSKTKRKELEFNERFAERHGKGKIPFRRNFDDNKENDEKEXXXXXXXXXXEFNERFAERHGKGKIPFRRNFDDNKENDEKENDEKKDDEKENDKKENDEKENDKKENDQKNDDEKENDQTNDDQTNDDQTNDDQKNDDQKNDDQKTKSDNNNSGGSDSSSNTITKSQEDDKTKSKKKVIIKSINCLIKWNITSENEYKKNNDENILKDDDINIGDNDDDDDDDDNDDNVDFNDIDIPNNDLDSYGFCDENIDVYEDEDPTFEDIHYAKLVIYDDNYDKQEFIETLMKYITTCDYKRAYSIYNSLKFKGKVDNLYFKNFERAENIAFLLRQSKQKILVEAEFL; translated from the coding sequence atgaaaagaataatgttattctttttaattatatgggcaataaatattaagagatatataaattataatttaaaaataaaattaaagaCGTTTActaataaaatatttatgtcTGGAAGAGTTCAATTAAAATCAACAAAATTACAACATAGAAAAAGGCcaagaaaaagaaaaaaatcTAGCATATATCCAACCCCTGTTTTATATCACCCTAGACAAAGAGATTATTTTAATTTGCAAGGTGAATATACATGTCTTCCAAGtgaagatatattaaatttattatcacaaaacaaattatatttattaatacaaagtataagaaataaaaataacgATGCCATAAACaagatattatataaagatgtgaataatatttatatagataaaaatcatatatattatgatgaaaaaaatttagaatcaaaagaaaatataaaccAAAATGTAAACGAAAATGTAAACCAAGAAATAGAAAAACAAATGGAAAAACAAATGGGAAAACAAATACAAACACatagtaataaaaatattaatcatttatatgatcgtgaaaaaaaaactagcagaaattttataaaattttctaattttaataagtattataataataataataatacagAGGATGAGATTTCTAACATAGATAATAACGatagtgataataatatttctaataataatagtgaagaaaaagaaaaactAAAAGATAACACATTtattgatataaataatatttatttttattttaaaaaagtaaacataactaatataaataaagataatataaatgatgatatatataaagaattattacaactaaaaaaaatatccttaaaaaatgaagacCCTATAggatataatatatataaatattttttgaatattattacaaatGTAGATagagaaaaatatatggatgatttttttttagttaaatttattaataatatatggatcaataaaaatatacataaatatttctatttcttaaattctttatatgatcgtatgaaaaaaatatcatataaattattttctttaaattataatattgatattattggtcatgatgaagaaaaaaagaaaatgatgTATTTTCAAAGACATGaattatttgataaaattataaaaaaaactaaatatataccgaactatattttaaaacataactatatatattctaataatatttttaatctttataaatatgatataaatacaaattcatatataaataattttgataatacatataaagAAGTATCTGTTGATGACTTTTTAGATAATgaaagaaagaaaaatcTAAATATCTTCTACAACCAAGAAAAGTTTCAACCCTTCTATGAATATGCTCAACgttatgataaaaataatcaaatGAAACATGTAATGACTGTTGTTTATGGAAATGAAAGAAAACAAAAGGATTCGAATGAACTCCAcgaaaataatgatgatataaaaaatgttgataatgttataaataataataatgaaaaaacaTCTATACAGCAaggaataaaaaatgacaaaggggataaaaaaaaaaaaaatacaaacactaatagtaataataatgatattaatagtaatagtaatagTCATAGTAATAATCCAAATGAACCAACTTGGCTATCTGCAATAAGAAAGAACCCAGATTTAAAAAACGAAATcttaaataaaatatgcGAAAAAATGCATGCAGAATTTCGTGAAATGAATGTCTTAActgaagataataaaatcGATTTAAACAGAATCgatgatattaaaaatgataaagataatttgttatataaaaaagttTATGCTATGCgtgattatttttataaaattttttatgataattataatcCTAATTTAGATATATATGAGTTAGAAACTTATGTAGATGCTGAATACAGAActttttcttataaaaaGGATCTAGATGTTCTATTTAAAAATTGGGTTctaaatgaaaataaacAATTACCAGTGGTACATTTTGCTAAAAAAGATGTTGAGCTAGCCAAAATAAGATACATGTCAAAAACAAAGAGAAAAGAATTAGAGTTTAATGAGAGGTTTGCAGAGAGACATGGTAAAGGAAAGATTCCATTTAGACGAAATTTTGATGATAACAAAGAAAATGACGAAAAAGAANNNNNNNNNNNNNNNNNNNNNNNNNNNNNNGAATTTAATGAGAGGTTTGCAGAGAGACATGGTAAAGGAAAGATTCCATTTAGACGAAATTTTGATGATAACAAAGAAAATGAcgaaaaagaaaatgatgaaaaaaaagatgacgaaaaagaaaatgacaaaaaagaaaatgacgaaaaagaaaatgacaaaaaagaaaatgacCAAAAAAACGATGAcgaaaaagaaaatgacCAAACAAACGATGACCAAACAAACGATGACCAAACAAACGATGACCAAAAAAACGATGACCAAAAAAACGATGACCAAAAAACAAAgagtgataataataatagtgGAGGGAGCGATTCCTCTTCAAATACTATTACAAAATCTCAAGAAGACGATAAAACAAAGAGTAAAAAGAAAGTTATCATAAAATCAATAAATTGCCTAATAAAGTGGAATATAACTAGTGAAAATGAATACaagaaaaataatgatgaaaatattttgaaagatgatgatataaatattggAGATAATGACGATGACGACGACGACGACGATAATGATGACAATGTTGATTTTAATGATATAGATATTCCTAATAATGATTTAGATTCTTATGGCTTCTGtgatgaaaatatagatGTATATGAAGATGAGGATCCAACATTTGAAGATATACACTATGCTAAACTAGTTAtttatgatgataattatgataaacAAGAATTTATAGAAACattaatgaaatatataacaacATGTGATTATAAAAGAGCATACTCAATATATAACtcattaaaatttaaagGAAAAGTAGATAATCtatatttcaaaaattTTGAAAGAGCCGAAAATATAGCATTTCTTCTACGACAAtcaaaacaaaaaattttgGTGGAAGCAGagtttttataa